DNA sequence from the Bombus huntii isolate Logan2020A chromosome 16, iyBomHunt1.1, whole genome shotgun sequence genome:
AGCCTTTCAcctaatttattaatatctgtTACGTTGTTAAAGTATAaagtaattacatttttcagttttctattttattctttgatGTGTTTATATGTTTTGACAAATACACAGATAAACTTCCAAATTATGCTTCATTTTGATAATTTGAAAGttgttaatattaatgttCCTACTTTTATAAACACGTTATCTTCACCGTTTCATGGCCACTAGTTGAAAgtaatgaatttaaaaatggGGTCTATTCTGTGGCAAAACTGCTCCGAATTCCGCAACATCCGAATCATTTGGTCACGTTAAAAGCTTGCAGTAAACTAGTACAAAGAAGATTAAATTCCGAATGCTTAAGGAATCcaaattccaaaattattcGAGGCAAACCCTTCCCTATTATGAATTGTGATCCTGGTTTTCAACTGAAGAAGACCGCAGTGGAGAATGCAGCTAAAATCCTTGCTCTTCTTTATATCCAAGATATTAGAAATCTGCaaacaaaaattaatgaaGTGATTGTTCGTGTGCAGAGTGTCACAGCTAATCCTAAGACAGATACCAAGTTAGGAAAAGTTGGTAAATAAGGAATTATTTATTCCGCCAATAAGGCCATCTGTTATATTACTTTATGGCGTATCTCagatatgataaaaatattaaacgaaatCTCGAGAAGTTTCGACaaaaatacattatttatttatcttagaTTCAAGGTTATTGTAACGTGTGGTATAGTCAAGAGAtggtaattatttattaaaatagttaCGAAAATTAGTTTCGTTTAAACATGTACTCTATACCTTCTATAGGATACTTTACAGAAAATCGAAAtacttgaattattttattacatagcCTTATGTATATCTTTTCATCATAGTTATATTATCTAattggtataaataaaaatcaaatcaGTATGATAGGAAGGCAATCATAACAAAGAATATTACATTTTGTTgcaaaaaaatgttaattcaCTCAGCtcaaatgtaaatttaattgTAGATTAGTAACAAGTGAAGTGTAAACATTTTGGTTTTATATACTTGTATAAGTgaatagtttactttattgAGAAAAACCTAAGATTCAGGTATTTTGACAATATTTATTAAGTaggaaattattataatcttcgaataattcttaaatgtatatatatttataaaactgaTTAATAAAGTATTTCAATATCAATCGCTATCTTCGTGTTCTCTTTTCTGATACAGTTGATTTTCTTCTAGGATTGAGTACAATATTCAGATgtaaagataaaattaaaaatatagatagtGAGTTgcatattttacattttatgcTAATAAATATGCAAGTATTTTATAGGATTCTTGTTAAATTAAAATCTAAATTgtcttaaattatttttaagaatacAAATGCAAATTGTATTTGTGATGAAAGATAGAAAGTCTTTATATTCAAGAAATGCAattgtctttaaattattaaagcagataaaaatacaaatatttgagtaatagaaatattgttttttatGTGTTTAAAAATCGTGCCAAATTGAATATacattttaacaaaaattaagCTCGTCTACTAAGGCACCATTCTATTGCATTTGTAACTTCATTGTCTGCAATACTTGTTGCACATCTCTATTTCACTTGTAACTTCTTTGTTTGCAAGCTTTGTAAAACAAGGATGCATTTATTGTGGTAGCATCTGTTGCGCATTCTGAGCATGCCTCTGTCAAATGACTAATACGGTTTGCAGACAAAGAAGTTACAAAGCAATAAAGTATTAGTCTATCTGACACAAAGAAATAGAGGACGTGCAAACCGCAATGAATGCACGCGACACTCATAGTCACAgaatatattcattttatacatatatcaacAAGGAGAAAGTAATATTAACGAAAATAATGAGGAAGTCTTTTTTTCTAGTAGATTTAGCTGGATCTGGATGTAATAAGAAGATATAAGCAATTGGTGCAAAGTTTAAGGATGGATTTAATATAAGTAAAAGCTTATTAGCATTAGGATATATCATATTTCAATCAGAGAATTCTACAACATATGTTGATTATAAAGACAATAAGCTCACAAGATTGTTACAGGATTCTCTTGATGGTGATTCCATAATGCTAATTATTATAAGTCCATAGATGACAATTTACATGAAATAAGGAACCATAAATCAGACACTAAAGGTCTTAATATTTAGACCAATTACATAAATTAAGATAGgggaattaaaaatttccttAGAGGAAGAAATTATgtaaagaagatgaaaattacTGGACTTTAGATTTACATAATATTAAGGCACTCTTCTTTGAGGCTGCCCTTTAATATTCTTTCTAAAATCACGCATATTCGGCAGGTAATGTTGCTAATGATTATTCAGATCGCTATAAGATTAAAACAatcttattataatataaacattGTGCAATGTTGagttttgtaattaattaatatcatatatatattttacatttgtaCAAAAGGTATAACTGTTACAGTCCATATACCTATGAATTGAAATGATCTATGAATAAACCTTAAAAGTTTATCTTCTTTAAATATTGATATAGAAAGTTCAATGGTTAAGTTATACGTTAAGCTGAATTATATGGAAATTTATAGTCAATAGATTGCTTTTATCGCAAGAAAATCTCTGAAAGATATAACAATTTCTCTACATTTATGCAGCTGAAGAACGTATCTTAGAGCGATTGCAAAAGTTTGCATAGAATTAAGATTAAATTGTATGGAATTACGAGAGTCTACACCTATCTCTATTTCCAGAAGGTACAGCCTCGAGCGTTTGTTTAGCAGTATTTGCCTCTTGCATCGAAGCTTGGAGAGCTCTCGCGAGAGCTTCGTCTTCGCTCATACTGCCTTGATAACTCTTGAAGATTTCGCCATTTCTCCTATTTACTGTCATATTATTTTCTACGGCATCGAGCCGTTTTCTCCGTATCATCTCCTCCTGGCCTATACACGCGTGATCCGTTGGATGTCTGTGCTTTAAACAGAAATTCTTACCGCAATCGGAACAACGTACTTGAactatttctttaattttacaaCCTTTTGAGGAGCATCtagaatgaaaaaaatttatttaaaaatcagTTGACTGCTTTTTACAACAGTTACAAGATTATTCAAAATCATCACCTTTGAAACaacataaaattttatctaaacaaaattttgtctATTTTACCTATTAGAAAAAATTTTCTGGCTAGGTTTTCTCAAATCTGATTGACATTCGTCATCAATATGCTGCCCAACTGCAATATCTGGAGGGTCACCACGTTTTATAGGCACTGGAGCATTACAAAGTGGACATACTGGAACttgaatatcttttttataagCACTTGGGCAGCTATGGTTATTGTATGATATGTGTTCGGAACAAAAGATTGCAGAACATGCATCACATTTAAGAGGCAAGAAGTCCAATCGATTGCAGCTGTTCTCTGAACAATGCTCTCCTAGGTGTGGGAACTCCATCTTTTACGAAGAATATCtgcaatgaaaattatatcatactttataatatatgtaggCTAAGAAGCGAATGGAAAACGGTGTTCTCACAGTACGAACACAAGTGATAGATCGCGTTTGAAATTAAAGTACAATATAGTCAAAATtaaaagtacatatatattaattaacacgACTGCCTACAACACTCGGTATCGCGATCCGCTTACGTTTTCGTTGTAGAAAATTAAACACGATCAAACTTACCGCGCGCAACTTGTGACTTTCggcttttttttcttttttgttcgACAATTCAATTCTTAATTCTACGTGTCGGTCCGTTTGCACCGGTTTACATACCGGCTGATCGGCGTGACGGTTACGCATTCAGACTCCGGGCTTTAGCCGTCATTGCCGACGAGCCGGTTcccattttattatttttgcgACGGTAAAAATTCGGCAATAATTTTCACCTTCGACTCGTCGCTGTTCGTACCGACgcacatatacatacacatacacatacatcCGCTTCCTACATGCACGcatacattttcaaacatgtaattttataaataaatttcaaaaaataacataatatatcTGTGAAATTAAATGATGAATATAAAAGCAGCGATAATGGAtgcaattaaataatttaatattgaaaatattattgaagACGTTATGTTTGCATAACAAGAAAACGAGGTTGAAAAATGGTTTACAAAAAATGATAGGAAATTCCTGCATTTCGATTTATTGTTCCATAAAAAATCAACCACCTCTTGATTGGGGTTAGGTATACTTACTGTGTCGCcctatataaataaattataacctCTACAACTACATACACTGCCCCTAacctttaaactttaaaaagTTAGTAAATAAAGAACTACATATATAAACAACAAGGACTGGTTAATATAATGAAATGTAAagaaatgtatataataaaaataatataatataattttgtgcAAACTCATACCTCAAGTTACGTTCGAAATAAATAGGTTACAATTCCTTTGATGtgtttaaagttaattaacgttttatattt
Encoded proteins:
- the LOC126874313 gene encoding AN1-type zinc finger protein 2A, with product MEFPHLGEHCSENSCNRLDFLPLKCDACSAIFCSEHISYNNHSCPSAYKKDIQVPVCPLCNAPVPIKRGDPPDIAVGQHIDDECQSDLRKPSQKIFSNRCSSKGCKIKEIVQVRCSDCGKNFCLKHRHPTDHACIGQEEMIRRKRLDAVENNMTVNRRNGEIFKSYQGSMSEDEALARALQASMQEANTAKQTLEAVPSGNRDRCRLS